A genomic segment from Klebsiella africana encodes:
- the yidC gene encoding membrane protein insertase YidC, which yields MDSQRNLLIIALLFVSFMIWQAWEQDKNPQPQQQTTQTTTTAAGSAADQGVPASGQGKLITVKTDVLELTINTNGGDIEQALLLAYPKTLKSTEPFQLLETTPQFVYQAQSGLTGRDGPDNPANGPRPLYNVDKEAFVLADGQDELVIPLTYTDKAGNVFTKSFTLKRGGYAVNVGYSVQNASEKPLEVSTFGQLKQTAALPSSRDTQTGGLSTMHTFRGAAFSTADSKYEKYKFDTILDNENLNVSTKNGWVAMLQQYFTTAWVPRNNGTNNFYTANLGNGVVAIGYKSQPVLVQPGQTDKLQSTLWVGPAIQDKMAAVAPHLDLTVDYGWLWFISQPLFKLLKFIHSFLGNWGFSIIVITFIVRGIMYPLTKAQYTSMAKMRMLQPKIQAMRERLGDDKQRQSQEMMALYKAEKVNPLGGCFPLIIQMPIFLALYYMLSASVELRHAPFILWIHDLSAQDPYYILPIIMGATMFFIQKMSPTTVTDPMQQKIMTFMPVIFTVFFLWFPSGLVVYYIVSNLVTIIQQQLIYRGLEKRGLHSREKKKS from the coding sequence ATGGATTCGCAACGCAATCTTCTTATCATCGCTTTGTTGTTCGTGTCTTTCATGATCTGGCAAGCCTGGGAGCAGGACAAAAATCCGCAGCCCCAGCAGCAGACCACGCAGACTACGACCACAGCAGCGGGTAGCGCCGCCGACCAGGGCGTACCGGCCAGTGGCCAGGGGAAACTGATTACGGTTAAAACCGACGTGCTTGAGCTGACTATCAACACCAACGGTGGCGATATTGAGCAGGCGCTGCTTCTGGCGTATCCAAAAACGCTGAAATCGACCGAACCGTTCCAGTTACTGGAAACCACGCCGCAGTTTGTCTACCAGGCGCAGAGCGGCTTAACCGGCCGTGACGGTCCGGATAACCCGGCAAATGGCCCGCGTCCGCTGTACAACGTCGATAAAGAGGCGTTTGTGCTGGCCGATGGCCAGGATGAGCTCGTTATCCCGCTGACCTACACCGATAAAGCCGGCAACGTCTTCACCAAATCCTTCACCCTGAAGCGCGGTGGCTATGCGGTGAACGTGGGTTACAGCGTGCAGAATGCCAGCGAGAAGCCTCTGGAAGTCTCGACCTTCGGTCAGCTGAAGCAGACCGCTGCGCTGCCGTCCAGTCGCGATACGCAGACCGGTGGCCTGTCCACGATGCATACTTTCCGTGGCGCCGCGTTCTCCACTGCGGATTCGAAATACGAAAAATATAAATTCGATACCATTCTGGATAACGAAAACCTGAACGTCAGCACCAAAAACGGTTGGGTTGCCATGCTGCAGCAGTACTTCACCACCGCATGGGTGCCGCGGAATAACGGGACGAATAACTTCTACACCGCCAACCTCGGCAACGGCGTTGTCGCTATTGGCTACAAATCGCAGCCGGTACTGGTGCAGCCAGGCCAGACCGACAAACTGCAGAGCACGCTGTGGGTCGGCCCGGCGATTCAGGACAAAATGGCTGCCGTTGCGCCGCACCTGGATCTGACCGTCGATTACGGCTGGCTGTGGTTCATCTCCCAACCGCTGTTCAAGCTGCTGAAATTCATCCACAGCTTCCTCGGCAACTGGGGCTTCTCGATCATCGTTATCACCTTTATCGTTCGTGGCATCATGTACCCGCTGACCAAAGCGCAGTACACCTCCATGGCGAAGATGCGCATGCTGCAGCCGAAGATTCAGGCCATGCGTGAGCGTCTGGGCGACGATAAACAACGTCAAAGCCAGGAAATGATGGCGCTGTATAAAGCGGAAAAAGTAAACCCGCTGGGCGGCTGCTTCCCGCTGATTATTCAGATGCCGATCTTCCTTGCGCTGTACTACATGCTGAGCGCCTCGGTTGAACTGCGTCATGCGCCGTTTATCCTGTGGATCCACGACCTGTCTGCTCAGGACCCGTACTACATCCTGCCGATCATCATGGGCGCGACCATGTTCTTCATCCAGAAGATGTCGCCGACCACCGTGACCGACCCGATGCAGCAGAAGATCATGACCTTTATGCCGGTCATCTTCACGGTGTTCTTCCTGTGGTTCCCGTCTGGCCTGGTGGTGTACTACATCGTCAGCAACCTGGTCACCATTATTCAGCAGCAGCTGATTTACCGTGGTCTGGAGAAGCGTGGC